From a single Apium graveolens cultivar Ventura chromosome 2, ASM990537v1, whole genome shotgun sequence genomic region:
- the LOC141708061 gene encoding dnaJ protein homolog has product MFGRAPKKSNNTKYYEVLGVFKNVTQDELKKAYRKAAIKNHPDKGGDSDKFKEISHAYEVLSDPEKREIYDQYGEDALKEGMGGPGEMHDPVEMFHSFFNGASPFGHGNGRVQRQKRGEDVVHPLKISLEDMYSGTSKKLSLSRNVICSKCKGKGSKSGASMKCSGCHGSGRKVSMRQLGPSMYQQMQHPCDECKGSGEKIRDKDRCSQCKGEKVVQEKKVMNVIVDKGMKNGQKITYAGEADEAPDTVTGYIVFVLKQKEHPKFKRKGDDLFVEHTLSLTEALCGYQFVLTHLDGRHLLIKSNPGEVVKPDQFKAISNEGMPMYQKPFIKGQLYIHFKVEFPDSLSADKLKALEAVFPPGSNPQMTDMELDECEETTLHDVNIEEEMQRKQSQAKQEAYDEDEEMPGGAQRVQCAQQ; this is encoded by the exons ATGTTTGGAAGAGCCCCAAAGAAGAGTAACAACACCAAGTATTATGAAGTTTTGGGCGTTTTCAAGAATGTCACACAAGATGAGTTGAAGAAGGCTTATCGCAAGGCTGCTATCAAGAATCATCCTGATAAAGGCGGCGATTCTGATAAG TTTAAGGAGATTTCTCATGCCTATGAGGTTCTTAGTGATCCAGAGAAGCGTGAGATATATGATCAATATGGtgaagatgcactcaaggaaGGAATGGGTGGTCCGGGTGAGATGCATGACCCGGTTGAAATGTTCCACTCTTTCTTTAATGGTGCAAGCCCATTTG GTCATGGTAACGGTAGGGTGCAGAGACAAAAGAGAGGAGAGGATGTTGTGCATCCCCTTAAGATCTCTCTGGAAGATATGTATAGTGGTACCTCAAAGAAGCTTTCACTTTCCCGCAATGTGATTTGCAGCAAATGCAAAGG TAAGGGATCAAAATCCGGGGCATCCATGAAGTGTTCAGGTTGCCATGGGTCTGGTAGGAAGGTATCCATGAGACAGCTTGGACCTTCTATGTATCAGCAAATGCAGCATCCTTGCGATGAATGCAAAGGATCAGGAGAGAAGATAAGGGACAAGGATCGTTGTTCCCAATGCAAGGGAGAGAAGGTAGTTCAAGAGAAAAAAGTTATGAATGTTATTGTGGATAAGGGTATGAAGAATGGACAGAAGATTACTTATGCTGGTGAAGCTGATGAAGCG CCTGATACTGTCACTGGGTATATTGTATTTGTATTGAAGCAGAAAGAACATCCTAAATTTAAGCGAAAGGGGGATGACCTATTTGTGGAGCACACACTGTCACTGACAGAAGCTCTGTGTGGCTACCAGTTTGTCTTGACTCATTTGGATGGCAGGCATCTGCTAATTAAGTCTAATCCTGGAGAAGTTGTCAAGCCTG ATCAATTCAAGGCCATAAGTAATGAGGGCATGCCAATGTACCAGAAGCCCTTCATTAAGGGCCAGCTTTACATCCACTTCAAAGTTGAGTTTCCTGACTCATTGAGCGCGGACAAGTTGAAAGCGTTGGAAGCCGTGTTCCCCCCAGGGTCAAACCCACAGATGACTGACATGGAGCTGGATGAGTGTGAAGAGACAACTTTGCATGATGTGAACATTGAAGAGGAGATGCAAAGGAAGCAGAGCCAGGCAAAGCAGGAGGCCTATGATGAAGACGAAGAGATGCCTGGTGGAGCTCAAAGAGTGCAATGTGCACAGCAGTAG